A region of Drosophila suzukii chromosome 2L, CBGP_Dsuzu_IsoJpt1.0, whole genome shotgun sequence DNA encodes the following proteins:
- the LOC108021392 gene encoding male-enhanced antigen 1 yields MGSPELPTDPGQDLFPTPTVEHPRGGVESEDDDDSDVYDGYQPLALDEDNDGADPEEMTREPVAPSEDNDGDIDLMTAEVTHGDPNMPPIEPADVEIERQVWSEPRPRELQMDLDKTRTEQILKAMSTITLPNITVPDWAKGVPEERWKHELLDRINNRHQPPEPSSSSAEDPQHSKSKKD; encoded by the exons atggGAAGTCCGGAATTACCCACAGATCCTGGTCAGGACCTATTTCCAACGCCAACGGTGGAGCATCCGCGAGGAGGAGTGGAGAGCGAGGACGATGATGATTCGGATGTGTACGATGGCTATCAGCCACTCGCCCTAGATGAGGATAACGATGGTGCGGATCCCGAGGAGATGACCAGGGAACCGGTGGCTCCCTCTGAGGACAACGATGGGGACATTGATTTGATGACGGCCGAAGTCACTCATGGCGACCCCAACATGCCGCCCATTGAGCCGGCTGATGTGGAAATCGAAAGGCAGGTTTGGAGTGAGCCAAGACCAAGGGAACTCCAAATGGATCTGGATAAAACGCGAACAGAACAG ATCCTCAAAGCCATGTCCACGATAACGTTGCCCAACATCACCGTGCCAGATTGGGCCAAAGGAGTGCCCGAAGAGCGCTGGAAGCATGAACTCCTGGACCGGATCAACAACCGACACCAGCCACCAGAACCTTCATCGTCGTCGGCGGAGGATCCCCAGCATTCCAAGTCTAAGAAAGATTAG
- the Plap gene encoding phospholipase A-2-activating protein, which yields MAISLDSRRNKVTRRFGTRITRKALHLQTTDMEPSLDNYKLSCELLGHSLDVRAVAVGGATPEGGQVILSGSRDKSTKLWKPTGNEYLESLTLQDHKNFISYIYYLESEQWICTASNDATICIYQQDGFVPLLTLKGHGTTVCALAEGLAPRSLISGSWDKTARVWSISEAGDVTFITLEGHEAAVWAVATLKEQGKYVTGGADKNIYYWNAKGEKLRLLKGHTDCVRGLIGLEANTLLSCGNDAVLRFWNEDGECVRQLSGHTNYIYSMDRNRALGDQVVVSCGEDSTLRMWNVITGDELGAPIIHPAISVWSVACLNNGDIVTGCSDGVVRVFSQVPARQASEGILKAFDLAVATRKSQMNEEIGGVKKTDLPGPEALLANGTRDGQTKMVRHPDGSVKCYSWELGNWNLVGDVTGASGGTQASSGKKLHEGKEYDFVFNVDISDTEPPIKLPYNLGEDPWQAAQTFIHRHNLPQAYLDQVANFIVKNSQSAPVAMEQAPTGYQDPFTGGSRYVPGSSNTNVRSGGNVDPFTGASSYSTSSSNTQSQVDVNFVRPGDKHFPVSSYRTFDTCDAKKVLEKMKEFNNKLTPADGRVGDEVLLAVIKLTEQTPELDLTSLEALIILLKWPAAMLFPVLDILRLAVRNEPIFTVLNNSHNFLGIVIPQLTGSAANQLMVVRCLANSLSHTTGRQQVESHLPEIIELVGAIKSGSANLQIAVATFYLNLTIAQTMNVTKSEVCHMVTSGVVELLKWAKDLEACYRSMQAIGNLTTTSCGQETIAQVVSVDYVMDKLRELTNTPQGENFSKVNSAGQALLAAF from the exons ATGGCAATATCGCTCGACAGCCGGCGAAACAAAGTAACACGGAGATTCGGGACCAGGATAACCAGAAAAGCATTGCACCTACAGACAACAGACATGGAGCCATCGTTGGACAACTACAAGCTGAGCTGCGAGCTCCTGGGTCACAGCCTGGATGTGCGAGCAGTGGCGGTGGGTGGTGCCACTCCGGAAGGCGGCCAGGTTATTCTGTCCGGTTCACGGGACAAGAGCACCAAGCTCTGGAAGCCCACTGG aaatgagtacttggagagcCTGACCCTGCAGGACCACAAGAACTTCATCTCGTACATCTACTACCTGGAATCGGAGCAGTGGATCTGCACCGCCAGCAACGATGCCACCATCTGCATTTACCAGCAGGATGGCTTTGTGCCTTTGCTCACCCTCAAGGGTCACGGGACCACGGTGTGTGCCCTCGCGGAAGGACTGGCGCCTCGCAGCCTCATCAGCGGCAGTTGGGATAAAACGGCTCGGGTGTGGAGCATCAGCGAGGCGGGTGATGTGACCTTTATTACCTTAGAGGGTCACGAGGCAGCCGTTTGGGCAGTGGCCACCTTGAAGGAGCAGGGAAAATATGTGACCGGTGGAGCCGACAAGAACATCTACTATTGGAACGCGAAGGGCGAGAAGTTGCGCCTGCTCAAGGGACACACGGATTGCGTGAGGGGCCTTATCGGCCTGGAGGCCAACACTCTGCTCTCCTGCGGCAACGATGCTGTCCTGCGGTTTTGGAACGAGGATGGCGAGTGCGTTCGCCAGTTGAGCGGACACACCAACTACATCTATTCGATGGACAGGAATCGAGCTCTGGGCGATCAAGTGGTGGTCTCCTGCGGTGAGGACAGCACGTTGCGCATGTGGAATGTGATCACCGGCGATGAACTGGGTGCTCCCATCATTCATCCCGCCATTTCGGTGTGGTCTGTAGCCTGTCTGAACAACGGCGACATAGTCACCGGTTGCAGCGATGGCGTGGTGAGGGTCTTTAGCCAGGTTCCGGCTCGGCAGGCCAGCGAAGGAATCCTGAAAGCCTTCGATTTGGCTGTGGCCACCAGGAAGTCGCAGATGAACGAAGAGATTGGAGGTGTCAAGAAAACAGA CCTTCCAGGTCCCGAGGCCCTGTTGGCTAATGGAACCCGGGATGGGCAAACGAAGATGGTGCGTCATCCTGATGGTTCCGTAAAGTGCTACAGCTGGGAGCTGGGCAATTGGAATCTTGTTGGTGATGTAACTGGTGCCTCCGGAGGGACGCAGGCGAGCTCTGGCAAGAAACTGCATGAGGGCAAGGAGTACGACTTTGTGTTCAACGTGGACATCTCCGACACGGAGCCACCAATCAAGCTGCCCTACAACCTAGGCGAGGATCCCTGGCAGGCGGCCCAGACTTTTATCCATCGCCATAACCTGCCGCAGGCCTACCTCGATCAGGTGGCAAACTTTATAGTGAAGAACTCGCAAAGTGCGCCCGTGGCGATGGAACAAGCGCCTACTGGCTATCAGGATCCCTTCACTGGTGGCTCTCGCTATGTTCCTGGGTCGAGCAATACGAATGTGAGGAGTGGCGGCAATGTGGACCCCTTTACAGGCGCATCAAGTTACTCCACGTCAAGTAGCAACACCCAATCGCAGGTGGATGTGAACTTTGTGCGACCCGGTGACAAGCACTTTCCCGTGAGCAGCTACCGCACCTTCGACACGTGTGATGCGAAGAAGGTGCTGGAGAAGATGAA GGAGTTCAATAACAAGCTAACGCCTGCCGATGGCCGAGTTGGAGACGAAGTCTTGCTGGCTGTAATCAAACTAACCGAACAAACACCGGAACTAGATCTGACCTCTCTGGAAGCTCTCATTATCCTGCTGAAGTGGCCAGCGGCCATGCTCTTTCCCGTGCTGGACATTCTTCGCCTGGCCGTGCGGAATGAGCCCATATTTACTGTCCTTAATAATAGCCACAATTTCCTGGGTATCGTGATCCCCCAATTGACTGGTTCCGCGGCCAATCAGCTAATGGTAGTCCGTTGCCTGGCCAATAGTTTGAGTCACACCACCGGACGGCAGCAGGTGGAGTCCCATTTGCCAGAGATTATCGAACTTGTGGGAGCCATCAAGTCAGGCAGTGCCAACCTGCAGATTGCAGTGGCCACCTTCTACTTGAACCTTACAATCGCCCAGACTATGAACGTGACCAAGTCGGAGGTATGTCATATGGTTACCTCCGGTGTGGTGGAGCTGCTCAAGTGGGCCAAGGATCTGGAGGCGTGCTACCGTTCCATGCAGGCCATCGGCAACCTGACCACCACTTCCTGCGGTCAGGAGACCATCGCCCAGGTGGTGTCCGTGGACTACGTGATGGACAAGCTGAGGGAGCTGACCAACACCCCGCAGGGCGAGAACTTCAGCAAGGTGAACTCGGCGGGCCAGGCTCTGCTGGCTGCGTTCTAG